A genomic window from Serratia liquefaciens includes:
- a CDS encoding FGGY-family carbohydrate kinase, whose protein sequence is MKKQYLMGVDVGTQSAKVVIFDLDGNVICEGKQQLRKLEIPAPLLAEHPDDDLWDALKVAFRRVMQRFAEAGGQQQDILSMGICIVRCCRALLKENGELAYPVINWMDKRLNKPYEYIDAYREVRYITTTSGYITHRLTGEFKDTCANYIGWWPMDNDSLDWSTDPAVWQSCNLTRDRVLDVVKPGEILGYLSERAAQQIGLPAGLPVVATAHDKAVEALGAGSLDEGVALISLGTYIGAMVHGHANVKNARHFWPFQASIPGRYLYECMGVRRGMWTISWFRDQFGAAALSAAHDAGVSIEELLNHEAERVPAGCEGLITVHDWAPPSEAEYRKGAMIGFDGRHTRAHMYRSMLEGIAFTMKNHMDKMAQELNTPFSSLIISGGGANSDLFMQIFADVFGIPTRRNLMSGSAAVGCAINAGMAIGVFESYQQATERLVKIGDRFMPDNPNHLFYQQLNERVYQQVNAHLDPLLRALSPLVD, encoded by the coding sequence ATGAAAAAGCAGTATTTAATGGGGGTGGACGTTGGCACCCAAAGCGCAAAAGTGGTGATTTTTGATTTGGACGGCAACGTCATTTGCGAAGGGAAACAGCAACTGCGCAAGCTGGAGATCCCCGCGCCGCTGCTGGCGGAGCATCCTGATGACGATCTCTGGGACGCCCTCAAAGTGGCGTTTCGTCGCGTCATGCAGCGTTTTGCTGAAGCCGGTGGTCAGCAGCAGGACATTCTGTCGATGGGGATTTGCATCGTTCGCTGCTGCCGTGCGCTGCTGAAAGAAAACGGTGAGCTGGCCTACCCGGTGATCAACTGGATGGATAAGCGCCTCAACAAGCCCTATGAGTATATAGATGCCTACCGGGAGGTGCGTTATATCACCACCACCTCGGGGTATATCACTCATAGGCTGACCGGCGAGTTCAAAGACACCTGCGCCAATTACATCGGTTGGTGGCCGATGGATAATGATAGCCTGGACTGGAGCACGGATCCGGCGGTCTGGCAAAGCTGCAATCTGACGCGAGATCGGGTACTGGACGTGGTGAAGCCGGGGGAAATCCTCGGTTATCTCAGCGAACGGGCGGCACAGCAAATCGGTTTACCAGCAGGTCTCCCTGTTGTCGCGACTGCGCACGATAAAGCGGTAGAAGCCCTGGGGGCAGGTTCACTGGACGAGGGGGTCGCGCTTATTTCCCTTGGCACCTATATCGGCGCCATGGTGCATGGCCATGCCAACGTGAAAAACGCACGGCATTTCTGGCCTTTCCAGGCTTCGATCCCCGGCCGTTATTTGTATGAGTGTATGGGCGTGCGTCGCGGTATGTGGACCATCAGCTGGTTTCGCGACCAGTTTGGCGCGGCGGCATTGTCTGCGGCCCATGACGCGGGGGTTAGCATCGAAGAACTGTTGAACCACGAGGCCGAACGGGTGCCGGCGGGCTGCGAAGGTTTGATTACCGTCCATGACTGGGCACCTCCCTCAGAAGCCGAGTACCGCAAAGGTGCGATGATTGGCTTCGATGGCCGTCATACCCGGGCGCACATGTACCGCTCTATGCTGGAAGGTATCGCCTTCACCATGAAAAACCACATGGATAAAATGGCGCAGGAGCTGAATACGCCCTTCAGCAGCCTGATCATCTCCGGCGGCGGCGCCAACAGCGATTTGTTTATGCAAATTTTCGCCGACGTATTCGGGATCCCGACGCGTCGGAACCTGATGAGCGGCTCTGCCGCGGTGGGATGCGCCATCAATGCCGGCATGGCGATTGGCGTGTTCGAAAGCTATCAGCAGGCCACCGAAAGGCTGGTGAAAATCGGCGACCGCTTTATGCCGGACAACCCTAATCATCTTTTTTATCAGCAACTCAATGAGCGGGTTTACCAACAGGTGAACGCACACCTCGATCCGCTATTGCGTGCGCTCAGCCCTCTGGTGGATTAG
- a CDS encoding glycerol-3-phosphate responsive antiterminator, whose amino-acid sequence MSSIVELLKLHPVIAAVKDNESLQAAVKSDCRIISVLYGNICNIGRIVQQIKEAGKYAFVHVDLLEGSSNKEIVINFLKIVTAADGIISTKTSMVKAARQQGFYAIHRLFILDSISFHNVDKQVAQSTPDCIEILPGCMPKVLGWVADKIDLPIIAGGLVCDEDDAQTALKAGAIAVSTTNHDVWKLAL is encoded by the coding sequence GTGTCTTCAATTGTTGAGTTGTTAAAACTGCATCCGGTGATTGCCGCCGTAAAAGATAATGAAAGTCTGCAGGCAGCGGTGAAGTCAGACTGCCGGATTATTTCGGTGCTCTACGGCAATATCTGCAACATCGGACGTATCGTGCAGCAGATTAAAGAGGCCGGAAAATATGCCTTTGTACACGTAGATCTGTTGGAGGGAAGTTCCAACAAAGAAATCGTGATTAACTTTCTGAAGATCGTGACCGCCGCCGACGGCATCATCAGTACCAAAACCTCAATGGTCAAAGCTGCGCGTCAGCAGGGGTTCTATGCCATTCACCGGCTGTTTATCCTCGATTCCATCTCCTTCCATAACGTCGACAAGCAGGTAGCGCAGTCCACGCCGGACTGCATCGAAATCCTGCCAGGCTGCATGCCGAAAGTGTTGGGTTGGGTGGCGGATAAAATCGATTTGCCGATCATCGCCGGCGGCCTGGTGTGTGATGAAGACGACGCCCAGACGGCGTTAAAAGCCGGAGCGATTGCCGTCTCCACCACCAACCATGACGTGTGGAAGTTGGCGTTATAG
- a CDS encoding LysR substrate-binding domain-containing protein, producing the protein MRKLPSLSMLRVFEETCRTLSFSKAAEALFITQSAASRQIKQLEAFLGKLLFVRSHSGLALTQDAISLLPRVRQSLDILEEGIQHVQLHNPLQHLRLQVAPTFATRWLAPRLVALRSRNSQLQIALISETRQKYCDFDCAIRFGDADDCAARGEWLCHERLVLVGSPLLMVNGGFPPLHTQPQLHILNGDIRLDNWPCWLTTAGQAIAGQQSGLEFSTQDQVINACITGAGYAVLDRMMIRNELQSGLLVLLSPVELKSRNGYWLEIPAGKRDMPRVGYFHDWLQQEIRQRSGYPEPLPGMIAAL; encoded by the coding sequence GTGAGAAAACTTCCTTCACTCAGTATGTTGCGCGTATTCGAGGAAACCTGCCGAACGCTGAGTTTCAGCAAAGCGGCAGAGGCGTTATTTATTACTCAAAGCGCCGCCAGCCGGCAGATCAAGCAGCTTGAAGCTTTCCTGGGCAAGCTGCTGTTTGTCCGTAGCCACAGTGGCCTGGCGTTGACGCAGGACGCGATCTCGTTACTGCCAAGAGTGCGGCAGTCGCTGGATATCCTGGAGGAGGGGATCCAGCATGTACAACTGCACAATCCGTTACAGCACCTGCGTCTGCAGGTGGCACCGACCTTTGCCACCCGTTGGCTGGCTCCCCGCTTGGTGGCGTTGCGCAGCCGTAACAGCCAGTTGCAGATCGCCCTGATCAGTGAAACCCGGCAAAAATATTGCGATTTCGACTGCGCCATCCGCTTTGGCGATGCGGATGACTGCGCCGCCCGGGGCGAATGGTTATGCCATGAACGACTGGTGTTGGTCGGCAGCCCTTTACTGATGGTCAATGGCGGCTTCCCGCCGCTGCATACCCAGCCTCAGTTACACATCCTCAATGGCGATATTCGCCTGGACAACTGGCCCTGCTGGCTGACGACGGCGGGACAGGCTATTGCCGGCCAGCAAAGCGGGCTGGAGTTCAGTACGCAGGACCAGGTGATTAACGCCTGCATTACCGGCGCAGGCTACGCCGTGTTGGATCGGATGATGATCCGCAATGAGTTGCAAAGCGGTCTGCTGGTGCTGCTGTCGCCGGTTGAGTTGAAAAGCCGCAACGGTTACTGGTTGGAAATTCCCGCAGGCAAGCGCGATATGCCCCGGGTGGGGTATTTTCATGATTGGCTGCAGCAGGAAATCCGGCAGCGGTCAGGGTATCCTGAGCCGTTGCCGGGCATGATCGCCGCGCTGTGA
- a CDS encoding MFS transporter translates to MQHLTSQQIRMDDVPLNRFHLKIAGLTFGAHFTDGYVLGVIGFALAQIKPQMGISAFWEGMLGSSALIGLFIGSLVLGWVADYIGRQKIFCFSFVVITLASALQFFATTPEQLFLLRVLVGIGLGGDFSVGHTMLAEFSPRKHRGVLLGSFSVIWTFGYVAAGFAGHFLTAMGPDAWRWLLSSSAVPAVIILLMRIGTPESPRWLMGKGRHEQAMAIVHRYFGPNVKLVDEAPTLSKQRFFSLFGPVYRRRTAFNSLFFVCLVIPYFAIYTFLPSILQVMGLDQNFATDLLLNGLLIVGALLGILLTMFCSRRGFLIGSFVFLAACLVLLSLIPASQSAWLIALFAAFTLVMSAVSNLVGVFPAESFPTEVRSMGVGFATSMSRLGSAIGTGLLPLAIVHYGMPATTGILAVILIIGALVSIAWAPETKGLTLVDASQDPAQRADSALAATIK, encoded by the coding sequence ATGCAACATCTGACATCACAACAAATACGTATGGATGACGTCCCCTTAAACCGATTCCATCTCAAAATCGCCGGGCTGACTTTCGGTGCCCACTTCACCGACGGCTATGTGCTGGGCGTCATAGGCTTCGCCCTGGCGCAAATCAAACCGCAAATGGGGATCTCCGCCTTTTGGGAAGGCATGTTGGGCAGTTCAGCGCTGATCGGCCTGTTTATCGGCAGTTTGGTGCTCGGCTGGGTTGCCGATTACATCGGTCGACAAAAAATATTCTGCTTTAGCTTTGTGGTGATCACCCTGGCCTCGGCGCTGCAATTTTTCGCCACCACGCCGGAACAGCTCTTCTTGCTGCGGGTGCTGGTCGGCATCGGATTAGGCGGCGACTTCTCCGTCGGTCACACCATGCTGGCCGAATTTTCTCCCCGTAAACACCGTGGCGTACTGCTGGGATCTTTCAGCGTGATCTGGACTTTTGGCTACGTAGCCGCCGGGTTTGCCGGTCACTTCCTGACGGCGATGGGACCGGATGCCTGGCGCTGGCTGCTCTCTTCATCCGCCGTGCCGGCCGTCATCATATTGCTCATGCGCATAGGCACGCCGGAATCTCCCCGCTGGCTGATGGGAAAAGGGCGTCACGAACAGGCCATGGCCATCGTACACCGCTATTTTGGCCCTAACGTCAAGCTGGTTGATGAGGCCCCCACCCTGAGTAAACAGCGCTTTTTCTCGCTGTTCGGCCCGGTATATCGTCGGCGCACCGCGTTCAACAGCCTGTTCTTTGTCTGTCTGGTGATCCCCTACTTTGCGATTTATACCTTCTTGCCGTCCATTCTGCAGGTCATGGGCCTGGATCAAAATTTCGCCACCGACCTGTTGCTCAACGGCCTGCTGATCGTCGGTGCGCTGCTCGGCATTTTGCTGACCATGTTCTGTTCACGACGAGGCTTCCTGATCGGTTCCTTCGTGTTCCTCGCGGCCTGCCTGGTGTTGCTTAGCCTGATCCCCGCCAGCCAATCGGCGTGGCTGATCGCGCTGTTTGCAGCTTTCACGCTGGTGATGTCGGCGGTCAGCAACCTGGTCGGCGTTTTTCCCGCGGAAAGTTTCCCTACGGAAGTCCGCTCAATGGGCGTCGGGTTCGCCACGTCAATGAGCCGTCTGGGTTCTGCCATCGGCACCGGCCTGTTGCCACTGGCGATTGTCCACTACGGCATGCCCGCCACCACCGGCATTCTGGCCGTGATCTTGATTATCGGCGCGTTAGTCTCCATCGCCTGGGCGCCAGAAACCAAAGGATTAACCCTGGTGGACGCCAGCCAGGATCCGGCACAGCGCGCAGACAGTGCGTTGGCCGCGACGATTAAATAG
- the fae gene encoding formaldehyde-activating enzyme, translating into MEMYIGEGFEGNGVNASHINVLIGPRQGAVGQAFSSSLASPSQGHCPFMVVVKPNVPTKPMTLYVNKAEISGELHGNATWGASQAAIAKAVAEALLEGVLPPEAEDQWCIVTANWVNPACDDLDEVYRNNYRACSQAIHAAMNQLPNRSQLAQALPQLTNPFYTPRA; encoded by the coding sequence GTGGAAATGTATATCGGTGAAGGGTTTGAGGGTAATGGCGTTAACGCCTCGCACATCAATGTTTTGATCGGCCCGCGTCAGGGTGCGGTTGGTCAGGCGTTCTCATCCAGTCTGGCTTCCCCCAGCCAGGGACACTGCCCCTTTATGGTGGTAGTGAAACCCAATGTGCCTACCAAACCTATGACGCTGTATGTCAACAAGGCCGAAATCAGCGGTGAACTGCATGGCAACGCCACCTGGGGTGCCTCCCAGGCGGCCATCGCCAAAGCGGTGGCGGAAGCCCTGCTGGAGGGGGTCCTGCCGCCAGAGGCCGAAGACCAGTGGTGCATCGTGACCGCCAACTGGGTGAATCCGGCCTGTGACGATCTGGACGAGGTGTATCGGAATAACTACCGCGCCTGCAGCCAGGCGATCCATGCGGCGATGAATCAGTTGCCCAACCGTAGCCAGCTCGCCCAGGCTCTGCCACAGCTGACTAATCCCTTTTATACCCCGCGTGCCTGA
- a CDS encoding aldo/keto reductase gives MDYINLGQCGLKVSRLCLGTMNMGSKQWKPWIFDEQQSEPLIRHALECGINFIDLADFYSSGAGEEVVGRIIARVAQRDELVLTTKVGYPLGGGSNNQGHSRKHIMTSIDASLRRLGTDYVDIYMLHYFDVNTPVEETWSAMNDIVRAGKARYVGVSTMYAWQLAKILWICERQGFVKPINMQLQLNCAYREEEREMIPLCRDQGLGISVFSPLARGLLSCDFNSVRNQTDFFTQEMYADTASRNVAHSVSQVATLRGLPPAQIAQAWVLGHRGVDCMLVGADTVQQIDSAVSALSTPLSDDERYELERHYTPCDVINDYTAGKRIARESRPTRGFTLDNTDTRNIA, from the coding sequence ATGGATTACATCAATCTTGGTCAGTGTGGACTGAAAGTTTCCCGCTTGTGCCTCGGCACCATGAACATGGGCAGCAAACAATGGAAACCCTGGATTTTTGACGAACAGCAAAGCGAGCCGCTGATACGCCACGCGCTCGAGTGCGGGATCAACTTCATTGACCTGGCGGATTTTTACTCCAGCGGCGCAGGCGAGGAAGTGGTTGGCCGCATCATTGCGCGCGTGGCCCAGCGCGACGAGCTGGTGTTGACCACCAAAGTCGGCTACCCGCTGGGTGGCGGCAGCAATAATCAGGGGCATTCACGCAAGCACATCATGACCAGTATTGACGCCAGCCTGCGTCGCCTGGGCACCGATTATGTCGATATTTACATGCTGCACTACTTTGACGTGAACACCCCCGTCGAAGAAACCTGGTCGGCGATGAACGATATCGTCCGAGCAGGCAAGGCGCGGTATGTCGGCGTATCGACCATGTATGCCTGGCAATTGGCGAAAATCCTGTGGATATGCGAGCGACAGGGGTTCGTCAAGCCCATCAACATGCAATTGCAGCTCAACTGCGCCTACCGCGAAGAAGAGCGCGAGATGATCCCCTTGTGCCGCGATCAAGGTTTGGGCATTTCGGTGTTCAGCCCCCTGGCTCGGGGGTTATTAAGCTGCGATTTCAACTCGGTGCGAAACCAAACGGATTTCTTCACTCAGGAGATGTATGCCGATACGGCTTCGCGCAACGTCGCACACTCGGTCAGCCAGGTGGCGACGCTGCGCGGTCTCCCGCCGGCGCAAATTGCTCAGGCCTGGGTGCTCGGTCACCGGGGAGTGGACTGCATGCTGGTCGGCGCCGACACTGTGCAACAGATAGACAGCGCCGTCAGTGCCTTATCGACCCCGCTCAGTGACGACGAACGCTATGAGCTGGAACGCCACTACACCCCCTGCGATGTGATTAACGATTACACCGCAGGCAAACGCATTGCGCGTGAGAGCCGCCCAACTCGCGGTTTTACCCTGGACAATACCGACACAAGGAACATTGCATGA
- a CDS encoding NAD-dependent succinate-semialdehyde dehydrogenase translates to MTSYSSLLRNGWYCDGQWRSAPRHYPVNNPATGEKLAEVALAGAAETEAAIAAASAALPAWRALPAKARSQILQRWFQLIVAHQAPLAELMVAEQGKVLSEAQGEVLYAASFIEWFAEQAKRAYGHTIPATKAGNQILTFKQPVGVIAAITPWNFPLAMLTRKLGPALAAGCTAVIKPANETPLSAFALIVLAEQAGVPPGVINAVSGDTPAIGTSLMASSQVRKVSFTGSTPVGKLLMRQAADTVKKLSLELGGNAPFIVFDDADLSAAVAGAMAAKFRNSGQTCVCVNRFYIQDGVYDRFIQLLTEATRALKVAPGMTPGAQQGPLIHLKAVEKVEAHLQDALSQGARLMCGGERHPLGGTFFQPTVLADANEQMRLAHEETFGPLAACFRFHTEEEVIRRANDTPFGLAAYLYTRDLARAFRVSRQLESGMVGINEGIISTEVAPFGGVKESGLGREGADVGLEEYLETQYVNLGQLGGE, encoded by the coding sequence ATGACCTCCTATTCTTCCCTGCTACGCAACGGCTGGTATTGCGACGGCCAATGGCGCAGCGCACCTCGGCACTATCCCGTAAACAACCCCGCCACCGGCGAGAAACTGGCGGAAGTCGCCCTTGCCGGCGCCGCAGAAACCGAAGCGGCAATTGCGGCAGCCTCGGCCGCACTGCCTGCCTGGCGCGCCTTGCCGGCAAAGGCACGCTCACAGATCCTGCAACGCTGGTTTCAACTGATCGTGGCGCATCAGGCCCCGTTGGCGGAGCTGATGGTGGCAGAACAAGGCAAGGTATTGAGCGAAGCACAGGGAGAAGTGCTTTATGCCGCCAGCTTTATTGAATGGTTTGCCGAGCAGGCCAAGCGCGCCTACGGTCACACCATTCCTGCCACCAAAGCCGGCAACCAAATCCTGACCTTTAAACAGCCGGTTGGCGTCATTGCCGCGATCACGCCGTGGAATTTTCCCTTGGCCATGCTGACGCGCAAGCTCGGCCCCGCGCTGGCAGCCGGGTGTACCGCCGTGATCAAACCGGCCAATGAGACCCCACTTTCCGCCTTTGCGCTGATCGTGCTGGCAGAACAGGCCGGCGTTCCCCCCGGGGTGATTAACGCCGTCTCCGGCGATACCCCGGCGATTGGTACGTCACTGATGGCAAGTTCACAGGTGCGCAAGGTCTCCTTTACCGGTTCGACACCGGTGGGAAAACTGCTGATGCGTCAGGCGGCGGATACGGTGAAAAAACTGTCGCTGGAACTGGGAGGGAACGCCCCCTTTATCGTGTTTGACGATGCGGACCTGAGTGCGGCGGTGGCGGGCGCGATGGCGGCCAAATTCCGTAACAGTGGCCAAACCTGCGTGTGCGTGAATCGCTTCTATATTCAGGACGGCGTTTACGATCGTTTTATCCAGTTATTGACCGAGGCCACCCGGGCGTTGAAAGTGGCTCCCGGCATGACGCCAGGAGCCCAGCAAGGGCCGTTAATCCATCTGAAAGCGGTAGAAAAAGTGGAGGCTCACCTGCAGGATGCATTAAGCCAGGGAGCACGACTGATGTGCGGGGGCGAGCGCCATCCGCTCGGGGGAACCTTCTTCCAACCCACGGTATTGGCCGACGCCAACGAACAGATGCGGTTGGCGCATGAAGAAACTTTCGGGCCGCTGGCAGCCTGCTTCCGTTTCCATACCGAAGAAGAAGTGATCCGCAGGGCTAACGACACGCCTTTCGGATTGGCCGCCTATCTCTACACTCGCGACCTGGCGCGTGCGTTCCGTGTCTCGCGCCAGCTGGAAAGCGGTATGGTGGGCATCAATGAAGGCATTATCTCGACCGAGGTGGCGCCCTTTGGCGGCGTCAAAGAGTCTGGCCTGGGCCGTGAGGGCGCGGATGTGGGACTCGAGGAATATCTCGAAACCCAGTATGTCAATTTGGGGCAACTGGGCGGCGAATAA
- a CDS encoding bifunctional helix-turn-helix transcriptional regulator/GNAT family N-acetyltransferase: MSILQPSPYLHPIRDASRHLVRELGFMGNTLAGTDLPPSAVHALIEIGDRHVDTAAELCSVLNLEKSSVSRMLNKLIKAGELATQASPRDAREKILRLTAQGRETLAGINRFADRQVLTALAQLPADASVGIADGLHSYATALRAHRLGETSVSAAPIEIVSGYLPGFTARTLEMHMQYYSRTVGFGAFFEAAVGSALADLAGRLSNPLNQTWSALKGDRIVGSVSIDGETLGGNRAHLRAFIIDDSLRGGGIGRQLLNRAVSFCDENAFDEIHLWTFKGLDAARHLYESVGFVLAEEQPGTQWGQLMTEQLFIRRPVAPN, translated from the coding sequence ATGTCAATCCTCCAACCAAGTCCGTATTTACACCCGATCAGGGATGCGTCGCGCCATTTGGTGCGTGAGCTGGGATTTATGGGCAATACCCTGGCAGGAACCGACCTGCCGCCATCGGCGGTGCATGCGTTGATTGAAATAGGCGATCGGCACGTTGATACCGCCGCCGAGCTTTGCAGCGTGCTGAACCTGGAGAAATCCAGCGTCAGCCGCATGCTGAACAAGCTGATCAAAGCCGGGGAGCTGGCAACGCAGGCCAGCCCGCGAGATGCCAGAGAGAAGATCCTGCGGCTGACGGCGCAAGGGCGAGAAACCCTGGCGGGCATCAATCGTTTTGCCGATCGTCAGGTGCTTACCGCTCTGGCGCAGTTGCCGGCCGACGCCAGCGTCGGCATCGCCGATGGGCTGCATAGCTATGCCACAGCGTTGCGAGCACATCGCTTGGGGGAAACGTCGGTTTCTGCAGCGCCCATCGAGATTGTCAGCGGTTATCTGCCGGGCTTCACCGCCAGAACGCTGGAAATGCACATGCAATACTATTCCCGCACCGTGGGGTTCGGCGCCTTCTTTGAAGCTGCGGTGGGCTCAGCATTGGCCGATCTGGCCGGGCGTTTGTCGAATCCATTAAACCAGACCTGGTCCGCCCTGAAGGGCGATCGCATTGTCGGCTCGGTTTCGATTGATGGCGAAACCTTGGGGGGCAACCGCGCTCACTTGCGCGCATTTATCATCGATGACAGCTTACGTGGCGGCGGCATTGGCCGCCAGTTGCTGAATCGGGCAGTCAGTTTTTGCGATGAAAATGCCTTTGACGAAATCCATCTGTGGACCTTCAAAGGGCTGGATGCGGCCCGGCATCTTTATGAAAGCGTCGGTTTCGTGCTTGCAGAAGAGCAGCCGGGCACGCAGTGGGGGCAATTGATGACCGAACAGCTATTTATTCGCCGCCCAGTTGCCCCAAATTGA
- a CDS encoding helix-turn-helix transcriptional regulator, giving the protein MLKTTSQLELLQSVADGIAALFFPNVEVVIHDLSTNKVAYLANNLSKRKPGDDAGLEDFDIDSEGQVTGPYEKLNWDGKKMRSVSIAAKDEQGVPRYLLCINLSTATFEDARNALDMFLSVTRLQPQPQQLFKDDWQEKINTFLHEWIRRQNASLGSLSREQKKQLVIDLYNEGAFKAKSAADYIANVLSLGRATVYKYLKELKKGEGAA; this is encoded by the coding sequence GTGCTGAAAACCACGTCCCAATTAGAATTACTGCAGTCGGTCGCCGACGGCATTGCAGCGCTGTTTTTTCCCAATGTGGAAGTGGTGATACACGATCTCTCTACCAATAAGGTGGCCTACCTCGCCAATAATCTGTCGAAACGCAAACCGGGTGACGATGCCGGTTTGGAGGATTTTGACATCGACAGCGAAGGCCAGGTGACCGGCCCTTATGAAAAGCTCAACTGGGACGGCAAGAAAATGCGATCGGTGAGCATTGCCGCAAAAGACGAACAGGGCGTTCCCCGCTACCTGCTGTGCATTAATTTGAGCACCGCGACATTTGAAGACGCCAGAAATGCGTTGGATATGTTCCTGTCGGTCACCCGTTTGCAGCCTCAGCCACAGCAGTTATTCAAAGATGACTGGCAGGAGAAGATCAACACCTTCCTGCACGAGTGGATCCGCCGGCAAAATGCCTCATTGGGTTCATTGAGTCGCGAACAGAAAAAGCAGTTGGTGATTGACCTGTATAACGAAGGTGCGTTCAAAGCCAAAAGCGCCGCTGATTATATCGCCAACGTGTTATCCCTCGGCCGCGCCACGGTTTACAAATACCTGAAAGAGTTAAAAAAGGGCGAGGGTGCTGCCTAA